A genomic region of Bombus fervidus isolate BK054 chromosome 17, iyBomFerv1, whole genome shotgun sequence contains the following coding sequences:
- the LOC139996258 gene encoding neuroguidin isoform X2, with translation MVQAIDEMEQRDLPQAFRLLGEMNANVLQVNQLVDNMLVRVKNGEISTDKGLSFLEMKYHMLLSYLINLTYVVLRKCSGERIEGDPSIDRLIEIRTVLEKIRPIDHKLKYQIDKLVKTAVTGTINSDDPTNFKANPDAFDSNDEESDSDQDGKVDGFKPTQARKSNIYVPPKLAAVHYDGDETVAEKIRKSGERARRRAVSGAVLRELKEEYLDAPIEDKHGLGEKQASLGRENKRKIEYEENYMTRLPVTKQEKHRRRQITTLGTLGEEITTFGESSSVSAKKRKAQKKSKAKKSFKKKRHH, from the exons ATGGTACAG GCAATTGATGAAATGGAACAAAGAGATCTCCCACAGGCTTTTCGCTTGCTTGGGGAGATGAATGCTAATGTTCTACAAGTTAATCAACTTGTAGACAATATGTTAGTCCGTGTCAAAAATGGGGAAATTTCTACGGACAAGGGTCTTAGTTTCctagaaatgaaatatcataTGTTACTTTCTTATCTGATTAATTTGACTTACGTAGTTTTGAGAAAATGTTCAGGAGAACGTATAGAAGGAGATCCATCAATCGATCGCTTAATTGAAATAAGAACTGTCCTAGAAAAAATCCGACCAATAGATCACAaactaaaatatcaaatagatAAACTTGTTAAGACTGCAGTAACCGGTACTATTAACAGTGATGATCCAACTAATTTTAAAGCGAATCCAGATGCATTTGATAGTAATGATGAAGAATCTGATAGTGATCAAGATGGTAAAGTAGATGGTTTTAAACCAACACAGGCAAGAAAATCTAATATTTATGTACCACCAAAACTTGCTGCGGTACATTATG ATGGAGATGAAACAGTTGCTGAAAAAATTCGCAAATCAGGAGAAAGAGCTCGTAGGCGTGCAGTATCAGGTGCTGTTTTAAGAGAgttaaaagaagaatatttagaTGCGCCTATTGAAGATAAACACGGTTTAGGGGAAAAACAAGCTAGTCTAGGTCGAGAAAATAAACGGAAGATAGAAtatgaagaaaattatatgacgCGCTTACCTGTTACTAAACAAGAAAAACACAGACGTCGCCAAATAACAACTCTTGGTACACTTGGAGAAGAAATTACAACTTTCGGGGAATCATCTTCTGTATCTgctaaaaagagaaaagctcaGAAAAAAAGCAAAGCTAAAAaga GTTTCAAGAAAAAACGGCATCATTAA
- the LOC139996258 gene encoding neuroguidin isoform X1, which produces MTIMRAIDEMEQRDLPQAFRLLGEMNANVLQVNQLVDNMLVRVKNGEISTDKGLSFLEMKYHMLLSYLINLTYVVLRKCSGERIEGDPSIDRLIEIRTVLEKIRPIDHKLKYQIDKLVKTAVTGTINSDDPTNFKANPDAFDSNDEESDSDQDGKVDGFKPTQARKSNIYVPPKLAAVHYDGDETVAEKIRKSGERARRRAVSGAVLRELKEEYLDAPIEDKHGLGEKQASLGRENKRKIEYEENYMTRLPVTKQEKHRRRQITTLGTLGEEITTFGESSSVSAKKRKAQKKSKAKKSFKKKRHH; this is translated from the exons atgacAATAATGAGG GCAATTGATGAAATGGAACAAAGAGATCTCCCACAGGCTTTTCGCTTGCTTGGGGAGATGAATGCTAATGTTCTACAAGTTAATCAACTTGTAGACAATATGTTAGTCCGTGTCAAAAATGGGGAAATTTCTACGGACAAGGGTCTTAGTTTCctagaaatgaaatatcataTGTTACTTTCTTATCTGATTAATTTGACTTACGTAGTTTTGAGAAAATGTTCAGGAGAACGTATAGAAGGAGATCCATCAATCGATCGCTTAATTGAAATAAGAACTGTCCTAGAAAAAATCCGACCAATAGATCACAaactaaaatatcaaatagatAAACTTGTTAAGACTGCAGTAACCGGTACTATTAACAGTGATGATCCAACTAATTTTAAAGCGAATCCAGATGCATTTGATAGTAATGATGAAGAATCTGATAGTGATCAAGATGGTAAAGTAGATGGTTTTAAACCAACACAGGCAAGAAAATCTAATATTTATGTACCACCAAAACTTGCTGCGGTACATTATG ATGGAGATGAAACAGTTGCTGAAAAAATTCGCAAATCAGGAGAAAGAGCTCGTAGGCGTGCAGTATCAGGTGCTGTTTTAAGAGAgttaaaagaagaatatttagaTGCGCCTATTGAAGATAAACACGGTTTAGGGGAAAAACAAGCTAGTCTAGGTCGAGAAAATAAACGGAAGATAGAAtatgaagaaaattatatgacgCGCTTACCTGTTACTAAACAAGAAAAACACAGACGTCGCCAAATAACAACTCTTGGTACACTTGGAGAAGAAATTACAACTTTCGGGGAATCATCTTCTGTATCTgctaaaaagagaaaagctcaGAAAAAAAGCAAAGCTAAAAaga GTTTCAAGAAAAAACGGCATCATTAA